From Mya arenaria isolate MELC-2E11 chromosome 1, ASM2691426v1, a single genomic window includes:
- the LOC128203079 gene encoding protein serrate-like: MTFRHLKKMDLSLSLALLLLGALVASVNGNCSPDPCIHGTCTDTGSGFACTCDSGYTGPTCSTTLDHCAGNPCNTGAKCYNVKGAALCIGKAVDYCSPNPCANGATCVSGQTTFSCICPADKAGTYCEFPAGDVLDLTTVFVEGSIEYWADVPFSNVVDNDVNTEAWAYSSPDSFMNIFMGKTFPIHHVEFSTEYSWYFGEVVVEVDGVECARQNETFDTNVMTCGELLFGEKVTFTNYANPYFLMSEVYLFSA, translated from the exons ATGACCTTTCGACATCTGAAG AAAATGGATCTGAGTTTGTCGCTTGCTCTGCTTTTACTGGGCGCACTTGTAGCCAGTGTTAATG GAAACTGCTCCCCGGACCCATGCATTCATGGAACGTGCACGGACACCGGTAGTGGATTCGCGTGCACATGCGACTCGGGCTACACGGGACCTACGTGCAGCACAA CTCTTGACCACTGCGCAGGCAATCCGTGTAATACAGGCGCAAAATGCTACAACGTGAAAGGGGCCGCCCTTTGTATTGGAAAAG CGGTCGATTACTGCAGCCCCAATCCATGTGCAAATGGAGCCACGTGTGTATCTGGACAGACAACATTCTCGTGCATTTGTCCTGCCGATAAGGCGGGCACATACTGCGAGTTCC CTGCGGGTGATGTCCTCGACCTGACAACTGTATTTGTAGAGGGCTCTATCGAATACTGGGCCGACGTTCCTTTTAGCAACGTCGTTGACAACGACGTTAACACGGAAGCTTGGGCATATTCTTCCCCAGATAGCTTCATGAATATCTTTATGGGCAAAACTTTCCCCATCCACCATGTAGAGTTCTCTACTGAATATT CCTGGTATTTCGGCGAGGTCGTGGTAGAAGTGGATGGGGTAGAATGCGCAAGACAAAATGAAACTTTTGACACAAACGTGATGACGTGCGGAGAGCTGTTGTTTGGGGAAAAAGTTACTTTTACCAACTACGCTAACCCCTACTTCTTGATGTCTGAAGTATATCTGTTTTCTGCTTAA